The Martelella endophytica genome contains the following window.
ATGAGCGCAAGGCGCGGGCGGCCGCAAAGATCGGCCAAGTGGTGCTGACGGATCACGCCAGGCCGGTATTGTCGGGGCCCTTTGCCTGCGGGTTGATGCCGGCCTTCGCCAGCGTCTTCTCCAGAAGCTGGTCGTAGATCGGCCGCCCGCCGATCCATTGGGCGACCAGGTTGGCGGTGACGCAGGTGGCGATCAGCGGCATCACCATCGTGTAGGCGCCCGTCAGCTCGAGCGTGAGCACCGCGCCGACGACCGGGGCACGCACCGAGGCCGAGAACAGCCCGCCCATTGCGGCCATGCCGAAGGCCAGCGGCGCGATGGTGCCTGCCGGCAGCACCGCGTCAAGCAGGCCGCCGAAGAGCAGGCCGACGCACATGGAAAGCGCCAGCATCGGCGCGAAGATACCGCCGGGCGTGCCTGCCGAATAGCTGGTGATCATGGTGAAATAGCGCAGCACCGCCAGCAGAAGGAGAAACATCAGGCCCTTCCGGTGTTCCGACAAAAAGGTCACGGTATGCTCGCCGCCGGTCACCGAAAGCGGCATCAGGATCACGAGCGCGCCGATGGCGAGGCCGACGATTGCCGGAAACGCGAAGCGCACGCGGCCGTTGATGGCTGCCGCCAGCGCCGCCGTGCGCATCAGCCCGGCATTCAGCACGACGCCGAGCACGCCGAGAAGACAGCCAAGCAAGACAAAGGCCGGCAGGAGGAATATCTGTGGCTCGGCGACAACCATGGAAAAATCGGGCGCCCGCCCGCCGATGATCTGCGTCATCACGGTCGACAGGAGCGCTGCGACGATAATGCCCATATAGGTGCGGAAGGTATAGGGAAAGTGCCGGTGGGTTTCCTCGATGATGAACAGGATGGCGGCAAGCGGCGCGTTGAAGGCACAGGCAAGGCCGGCCGCAGCACCCGCACCGAGCATGCCGCGCCGTTCGGTTTCGCTGACCTTGAACGTATCGGTGAGGGCTGCGGAAAATGAGGCGCCGATATGGATGGTCGGTCCCTCCCGGCCGAGAACAAGCCCGGAAGCGATGGCGAAGACGCCGGTGAAGAACTTGACCGGCAGCACTCGCCGCCAGTGCACCGTCCTGAGGCCGAGCATGGCGCCCTCGATTTCCTGCACCCCGCTGCCGCCGGCTTCGGGCGCGTATCGGCGCACGAAATAGGCTGCCGTGACCGTGATGACCATGGTGATCAGCGCCGCGGCGACAACCAGCAGTGGCCCGCTCATATGCTCGGACAAGAGCCGCGGCCAGACCTGAAACCAGTCGATCAGAAGATGGAAGAAGGAGCCGACCGTACCCGTCAGAATGCCGGCCGCTGCCGCCAGAAGCACATAGCGCATCTGCGCATTTCTGTTACCCGGTCTGTCGAGGCTTGCGGCGGGATCATCCATCATTGGCCAACTCGCGCTGGAGGAAAACAGCGCGCACGCCCTTTATGGCTAGCGCGCAACCTTCACCAGCCATACAGAAAAATGGATCTATTGAAACGCCTTCGTGGAGGACTATCCCGGCATATTCGCGCGAGGAGGCCGGATCGGATGCCGATGCGATGCCGGAGCGGTTTTGAGCACTCAGACGCCTGCGCCTGCGGAATCGACGCGAAAACATGAGTAAAATAGTCTTGAAATAGCCTTGTCGCGCGGCTAGGTCTGGGCCGATTATCAATATGATATTGTATGGACATGGATATGCAGGCAATTCCGAACATCGAACGCGTGCGCCACGAACTCAAGCGTCGCGCCCTCACGGTCAAAACGGTCGAAAAACTCACCCCGTGCATGCTGCGCATCACGCTCGCAGGCGATGATCTTGCCGATTTCACCAGCCTGGCCGCGGATGACCATTGCAAGGTGATCGTGCCGGACGAGAACGGCGAAAACGTCATGCGCGACTACACGCCACGCGCCTATGACAATGCGGCGCGCAGCCTGGTGATCGACTTCGCCGTCCACGATGCGGGGCCGGCGACGCGCTGGGCGCTTGCGGCCAAGGTGGGCGATACCGTCGAGATCGGCGGGCCGCGTGGCTCTGCCGTTCTGAAGGGCGCGATCGACAGGATGGTGCTGATCGGCGACGAGACGGCACTCCCGGCGATCGGCCGTCAGATCGAGGAGGCGGCGCCGGGGACGAAGATCGAGGCGATTGTGGCCGTGCCGTCACCCGAGGACGAGCAGGCCTTCGCGACCGCCGCGGACCTTTCGATCCGCTGGATCCACCGGCCTGAAGCACAGGCGACCGAGCCTTCCCATTTCATTGAGGCCCTTGCTGATGTGACCCTCGGTGAGGGGACCTATGTCTGGATCGCGGCCGAGGCCGGCGTGGCAAAGGCCATCCGCCGGCATCTGATGGATGAGCTGAACCACCCTCTGACGTGGATGAAATCTGCGGGCTATTGGGTGAAGGGACAGGCCGATACGTCCGAGAAGAACATTTCCGAGTAGGGCAGGCGCGCTACTTGCCCGCCTTGTCCCGCGCAGCGGCTGCCGAGCGGCGCAGCCTGCTGCGGCGGCGCCAGCGGCTCTTGCGCGAATGCTGCTCCTCCGGGTGCGGGAAGCTGATTTCGACGCGCAGGCCGTTTTCTTCATAGTGCCGTTCGATCGAACCGTTGAGCTCGCCG
Protein-coding sequences here:
- the clcA gene encoding H(+)/Cl(-) exchange transporter ClcA, coding for MMDDPAASLDRPGNRNAQMRYVLLAAAAGILTGTVGSFFHLLIDWFQVWPRLLSEHMSGPLLVVAAALITMVITVTAAYFVRRYAPEAGGSGVQEIEGAMLGLRTVHWRRVLPVKFFTGVFAIASGLVLGREGPTIHIGASFSAALTDTFKVSETERRGMLGAGAAAGLACAFNAPLAAILFIIEETHRHFPYTFRTYMGIIVAALLSTVMTQIIGGRAPDFSMVVAEPQIFLLPAFVLLGCLLGVLGVVLNAGLMRTAALAAAINGRVRFAFPAIVGLAIGALVILMPLSVTGGEHTVTFLSEHRKGLMFLLLLAVLRYFTMITSYSAGTPGGIFAPMLALSMCVGLLFGGLLDAVLPAGTIAPLAFGMAAMGGLFSASVRAPVVGAVLTLELTGAYTMVMPLIATCVTANLVAQWIGGRPIYDQLLEKTLAKAGINPQAKGPDNTGLA
- a CDS encoding siderophore-interacting protein, whose product is MQAIPNIERVRHELKRRALTVKTVEKLTPCMLRITLAGDDLADFTSLAADDHCKVIVPDENGENVMRDYTPRAYDNAARSLVIDFAVHDAGPATRWALAAKVGDTVEIGGPRGSAVLKGAIDRMVLIGDETALPAIGRQIEEAAPGTKIEAIVAVPSPEDEQAFATAADLSIRWIHRPEAQATEPSHFIEALADVTLGEGTYVWIAAEAGVAKAIRRHLMDELNHPLTWMKSAGYWVKGQADTSEKNISE